Proteins encoded together in one Quercus lobata isolate SW786 chromosome 3, ValleyOak3.0 Primary Assembly, whole genome shotgun sequence window:
- the LOC115978752 gene encoding glutamate--cysteine ligase, chloroplastic-like yields MGGCRQGKVQCLLVPKTGLNTPFQGGLLKDVAESVIKWAKDGLERRGIGESMYLNELAEDVITGVKPVEKLLQMYNEKWGKNVDPVFEELRY; encoded by the exons ATGGGGGGCTGTAGGCAAGGAAAAGTTCAATGTCTTTTG gttcCTAAGACAGGTCTAAACACACCATTTCAAGGTGGCTTGTTAAAGGATGTAGCTGAAAGTGTTATAAAGTGGGCAAAG GATGGCTTGGAAAGGAGAGGCATTGGGGAATCAATGTACTTGAATGAGCTAGCAGAGGATGTTATAACAG GTGTGAAACCAGTTGAGAAGCTTTTGCAGATGTATAATGAAAAGTGGGGAAAAAATGTTGATCCTGTGTTTGAGGAGCTACGCTACTAA